One stretch of Variovorax sp. TBS-050B DNA includes these proteins:
- a CDS encoding 5'-nucleotidase — MPVTLEDKLVVAISSRALFNLEEENLVFESGDDAGYMKLQLERLDVPAAPGIAYSLIRKLLRFNDDGVQRVEVVILSRNDPVSGMRIFRSSAAADIKLQRGVFTQGRPPFGYLRPLRAHLFLSVNAQDVREALSAGFPAARVLVESVKASDAWPNEVRIAFDGDAVLFSDEAERIYQAQGLDAFQAHELSKADLPLPEGPFKPLLAALHRLQMAGNAQMRIRTALVTARSAPAHERAIRTLMKWNIKVDEAMFLGGLPKGEFLREFEPDFFFDDQTGHVDAAARHVPAGHVSSGISNEA, encoded by the coding sequence ATGCCGGTAACCCTCGAAGACAAGCTCGTGGTCGCGATCTCCTCGCGTGCCCTATTCAACCTCGAAGAGGAGAACCTCGTCTTCGAGTCGGGGGACGACGCAGGCTACATGAAGCTGCAGCTCGAGCGGCTCGACGTGCCCGCCGCGCCCGGCATCGCGTACTCGCTGATCCGCAAGCTGCTGCGCTTCAACGACGACGGCGTGCAGCGCGTCGAGGTCGTGATCCTTTCGCGCAACGACCCGGTCTCGGGCATGCGCATCTTCCGCTCGAGCGCCGCGGCCGACATCAAGCTGCAGCGCGGCGTGTTCACGCAGGGCCGGCCGCCCTTCGGCTACCTGCGGCCGCTGCGGGCGCACCTGTTCCTCTCGGTCAATGCGCAGGACGTGCGCGAGGCGCTCAGCGCCGGCTTCCCGGCCGCGCGCGTGCTGGTCGAATCGGTCAAGGCCAGCGACGCCTGGCCCAACGAAGTGCGCATCGCCTTCGACGGCGACGCGGTGCTGTTCTCCGACGAAGCCGAGCGCATCTACCAGGCCCAGGGCCTCGACGCCTTCCAGGCGCACGAACTCAGCAAGGCCGACCTGCCGCTGCCCGAAGGCCCGTTCAAGCCGCTGCTGGCCGCGCTGCACCGCCTGCAGATGGCGGGCAACGCGCAGATGCGCATCCGCACCGCCCTCGTCACCGCGCGCAGCGCGCCGGCGCACGAGCGCGCGATCCGCACGCTGATGAAGTGGAACATCAAGGTCGACGAAGCCATGTTCCTCGGCGGCCTGCCCAAGGGCGAGTTCCTGCGCGAGTTCGAGCCAGACTTCTTCTTCGACGACCAGACCGGCCACGTCGACGCCGCGGCTCGCCATGTGCCGGCGGGGCACGTGTCGAGCGGCATCAGCAACGAAGCGTAG
- the gspF gene encoding type II secretion system inner membrane protein GspF, translated as MPAYSFEAIDASGQSREGVLEADTARSARSMLRAQALIPLSVKPVGSEQLDASGRPTGLARWLGGGKRVFNSTGLAVWTRQLAGLVSSGLPLERALTALTDEAESEPQRNLVASLRAEVNAGSPFARALSAHPREFSPIYTAVIGAGEQSGNLGLVLDRLADDLEARQALQQKLVGAALYPAIVTLVAIVIVIFLVSYVVPQVAQVFAGTKRSLPFLTTVMLSLSAAVRNYGWWMLGGVVFAAVAARIALAQEAFRLKFDAAWLRLPLVGKLARGYNAARFASTLAMLATAGVPILRALQAASETLGNRAMRADALDALVLVREGAPLASALAQKKRFPGLVSMFARLGEQTGTLPLMLQRAANQLGAEVQRRAMHLATILEPLLIVAMGGVVMLIVLAVMLPIIQLNQFVK; from the coding sequence ATGCCCGCCTATTCCTTCGAAGCCATCGATGCCAGCGGCCAGTCGCGCGAAGGCGTGCTCGAGGCCGACACCGCGCGCAGCGCGCGCAGCATGCTGCGCGCACAGGCGCTGATTCCGCTGTCGGTCAAGCCGGTCGGCAGCGAACAGCTCGACGCCAGCGGCCGGCCCACGGGGCTGGCGCGCTGGCTCGGCGGCGGCAAGCGGGTCTTCAATTCCACCGGCCTCGCGGTCTGGACGCGTCAGCTCGCGGGCCTCGTATCCTCGGGCCTTCCGCTCGAACGCGCGCTGACCGCGCTCACCGACGAAGCCGAGTCCGAGCCGCAGCGCAACCTCGTCGCCTCGCTGCGCGCAGAGGTGAACGCGGGCTCGCCCTTCGCGCGTGCGCTTTCCGCGCATCCGCGCGAGTTCTCGCCCATCTACACGGCGGTCATCGGTGCGGGCGAGCAGAGCGGCAACCTGGGCCTCGTGCTCGACCGACTGGCCGACGACCTCGAGGCGCGCCAGGCGCTGCAGCAGAAGCTCGTGGGCGCGGCGCTCTATCCGGCCATCGTCACGCTGGTGGCGATCGTGATCGTCATCTTCCTCGTGAGCTACGTGGTGCCGCAGGTGGCGCAGGTGTTCGCGGGCACCAAGCGGTCGCTGCCCTTCCTGACCACCGTGATGCTCTCGCTGAGCGCCGCGGTGCGCAACTACGGCTGGTGGATGCTCGGCGGCGTGGTGTTCGCGGCCGTCGCCGCGCGCATCGCGCTCGCGCAGGAGGCCTTCCGGCTGAAGTTCGACGCGGCGTGGCTGCGGCTGCCGCTGGTCGGCAAGCTCGCGCGCGGCTACAACGCGGCGCGCTTCGCCAGCACGCTGGCCATGCTCGCGACCGCCGGCGTGCCGATCCTGCGTGCGCTGCAGGCCGCCTCGGAAACGCTCGGCAACCGCGCCATGCGCGCCGATGCGCTCGATGCGTTGGTGCTGGTGCGCGAAGGCGCGCCGCTCGCCTCCGCGCTCGCGCAGAAGAAGCGCTTTCCGGGTCTGGTCTCGATGTTCGCGCGTCTCGGCGAGCAGACCGGCACGCTGCCATTGATGCTGCAGCGCGCCGCCAACCAGCTGGGCGCCGAAGTGCAGCGCCGCGCGATGCATCTCGCCACCATCCTCGAGCCGCTCCTGATCGTCGCGATGGGCGGCGTGGTGATGCTGATCGTCCTGGCGGTGATGCTCCCCATCATCCAGCTCAATCAGTTCGTGAAGTGA
- a CDS encoding ATPase, T2SS/T4P/T4SS family, translated as MRHPLPYAFARSQQLLLEEADDGRCTLWMSSQPSRSALGEVTRKYGVHAFEVLDAGPLAQRISAAYAQGESSAAAVVSEVQSDADLSRMMQELPAVEDLLESAGDAPIIRMLNALLTQAARDGASDIHIEPYERTSSVRFRIDGTLREVVQPNRALHAALISRLKIMADLDISEKRLPQDGRISLRIGTRAVDVRVSTLPSAHGERAVLRLLDKTESKLTLESVGMQGDTLERFEKLIAQPHGIILVTGPTGSGKTTTLYAALARLDASRSNIMTVEDPIEYELPGVGQTQINAKIELTFAKALRAILRQDPDVIMIGEIRDFETAQIAIQASLTGHLVLATLHTNDSVSAVTRLTDMGVEPFLLSSSLLGVLAQRLVRKVCTTCGGAGCDACGQTGYQGRTGIFELLVANDEVQALIHGRAAESQLFEAGTRGGLRSMRDDGERLVQAGITSRAELLRVTRE; from the coding sequence ATGCGCCATCCCCTGCCCTACGCATTCGCCCGCAGCCAGCAGCTGCTGCTCGAGGAGGCCGACGACGGCCGCTGCACGCTGTGGATGTCGAGCCAGCCCTCCCGCAGTGCGCTCGGCGAAGTCACGCGCAAGTACGGCGTGCATGCCTTCGAGGTGCTGGATGCGGGTCCGCTCGCGCAGCGCATCAGCGCCGCCTATGCGCAGGGCGAATCGAGCGCCGCCGCGGTCGTGAGCGAGGTGCAGAGCGACGCCGACCTCTCGCGCATGATGCAGGAGCTGCCCGCCGTGGAAGACCTGCTCGAAAGCGCCGGCGACGCGCCGATCATCCGCATGCTCAACGCCCTGCTTACGCAGGCCGCGCGCGACGGCGCGAGCGACATCCACATCGAGCCCTACGAGCGCACTTCGTCCGTGCGCTTCCGCATCGACGGCACGCTGCGCGAGGTGGTGCAGCCCAACCGCGCGCTGCATGCGGCGCTGATCTCGCGCCTGAAGATCATGGCCGACCTCGACATCTCGGAGAAGCGGCTGCCGCAGGACGGCCGCATCTCGCTGCGCATCGGCACGCGCGCGGTCGACGTGCGCGTCTCCACGCTGCCGAGCGCGCACGGCGAGCGCGCGGTGCTGCGCCTGCTCGACAAGACCGAATCGAAGCTCACGCTCGAATCGGTGGGCATGCAGGGCGACACGCTCGAGCGTTTCGAGAAGCTCATTGCGCAGCCGCACGGCATCATCCTCGTGACCGGCCCCACCGGTTCGGGCAAGACCACCACGCTGTATGCGGCGCTGGCGCGGCTCGACGCCAGCCGCAGCAACATCATGACGGTGGAGGACCCGATCGAGTACGAGCTGCCAGGCGTGGGCCAGACCCAGATCAACGCCAAGATCGAGCTCACCTTCGCGAAGGCACTGCGCGCGATCCTGCGGCAGGACCCCGACGTCATCATGATCGGCGAGATCCGCGACTTCGAGACCGCGCAGATCGCGATCCAGGCCTCGCTCACCGGCCACCTCGTGCTCGCCACGCTGCACACCAACGACTCGGTCAGCGCCGTCACGCGCCTCACCGACATGGGCGTGGAGCCCTTCCTGCTGAGCTCGTCGCTGCTCGGCGTGCTCGCGCAGCGGCTGGTGCGCAAGGTCTGCACCACCTGCGGCGGCGCCGGCTGCGACGCCTGCGGCCAGACCGGCTACCAGGGCCGCACCGGCATCTTCGAACTGCTGGTCGCGAACGACGAAGTCCAGGCGCTGATCCACGGCAGGGCCGCCGAGAGCCAGCTGTTCGAGGCCGGCACGCGCGGCGGCCTGCGCTCGATGCGCGACGACGGCGAACGGCTGGTGCAGGCCGGCATCACCTCCCGTGCCGAGCTGCTGCGCGTCACGCGTGAATAG
- the gspD gene encoding type II secretion system secretin GspD, producing the protein MKKPSTSLGIVALAAQMLIAATVLQTPPAFAQTPGAGAPRRGEPITLNFANADIEAVARTMAVVTGRDVVVDPRVKGTMNLVTDRPLAPTAAFNQFASALRLQGFAVVEAEGLYKIVPEADAKLQSQTVNTATPTAGSAADNQIVTQIFRLNYESANSLLPVLRPLIPPNNTINVNPGNNSLVITDYAGNMRRLARIVAALDVPNASDIEVIPLKHSIATDMLPLITRLVDGSGSGAPGAAAPGTPDASFRTTLLADPRSNALILRAANPARASLVRTLVEKLDRPAAETSNGAAGNIYVVYLKNADAVRLAATLRAAMAANQLPGTPGVPGAAGGTGTQAQANIPQATPVNLNSQGSGSPAANAPLNNANQPSTGGQIQADPSTNSLIITAPEPQYRQMRAVIDRLDGRRAQVMIEALIVEVSAKKAANFGVQWQSALGNNAVIGTNSSLSSANILALTQALATRDVANVRPSAGLNLGIAGKIGGQYILGAIANFFNSDGDANVLSTPNLLTLDNEEAKIVIGQNVPFVTGQYASTSGSVGINPFTTVERKDVGLTLRVRPTINESGTVKMTIFQETSTVDQNTVNNPNGPTTNKRSIESSVLVEDGGLVMLGGLLSDDYNNTIEKVPVAGDIPVLGNLFKNEVRSRSKSNLMMFLRPVVMRDGASTEAFAYDRYDEIRGMQQRAQPTTDNIMLRGVDSSPVLPAAPLPRSGARSSSNDSGERIEGTRLIPPPAPASPAADRRSGQPQRASGTLRGALPPTADPSTARELP; encoded by the coding sequence ATGAAGAAGCCATCGACCTCGCTCGGCATCGTCGCACTCGCGGCGCAGATGCTGATCGCCGCCACCGTCCTGCAGACGCCGCCGGCCTTCGCGCAGACCCCGGGCGCCGGCGCGCCGCGCCGCGGCGAACCCATCACGCTCAACTTCGCCAATGCGGACATCGAGGCCGTGGCCCGCACGATGGCGGTGGTGACCGGCCGCGACGTGGTGGTCGACCCGCGCGTCAAGGGCACGATGAACCTCGTCACCGACCGGCCGCTCGCGCCCACGGCCGCCTTCAACCAGTTCGCTTCCGCGCTGCGGCTGCAGGGCTTCGCGGTGGTGGAGGCCGAAGGCCTCTACAAGATCGTGCCCGAGGCCGACGCCAAGCTGCAGAGCCAGACCGTCAACACCGCCACGCCGACCGCAGGCTCCGCGGCCGACAACCAGATCGTCACGCAGATCTTCAGGCTCAACTACGAGTCCGCGAACAGCCTGCTGCCGGTGCTGCGTCCGCTGATCCCGCCCAACAACACAATCAACGTGAACCCGGGCAACAACTCGCTCGTGATCACCGACTACGCGGGCAACATGCGCCGGCTCGCGCGCATCGTCGCCGCGCTCGACGTGCCCAACGCCTCCGACATCGAGGTGATCCCGCTCAAGCATTCGATCGCCACCGACATGCTGCCGCTGATCACGCGGCTGGTCGACGGCAGCGGCTCGGGCGCACCGGGCGCTGCGGCGCCGGGCACGCCCGACGCCTCGTTCCGCACCACGCTGCTGGCCGATCCGCGCAGCAACGCGCTGATCCTGCGCGCGGCCAATCCCGCGCGCGCCTCGCTGGTGCGCACGCTGGTCGAGAAGCTCGACCGGCCGGCGGCCGAAACCAGCAACGGCGCCGCCGGCAACATCTACGTGGTCTACCTGAAGAACGCCGACGCGGTGCGGCTCGCAGCCACGCTGCGCGCCGCCATGGCCGCGAACCAGCTCCCCGGCACGCCGGGCGTCCCCGGCGCGGCCGGCGGCACCGGCACGCAGGCACAGGCGAACATTCCGCAGGCGACACCGGTGAACCTCAACAGCCAGGGCAGCGGCTCGCCGGCCGCCAACGCGCCGCTCAACAACGCCAACCAGCCCTCGACCGGCGGACAGATCCAGGCCGATCCCTCGACCAACTCGCTGATCATCACCGCGCCCGAGCCGCAGTACCGGCAGATGCGCGCCGTGATTGACCGGCTCGACGGCCGGCGCGCGCAGGTCATGATCGAGGCGCTGATCGTCGAGGTCAGCGCCAAGAAGGCCGCCAACTTCGGCGTGCAGTGGCAGAGCGCGCTCGGCAACAACGCGGTCATCGGCACCAATTCGAGCCTCTCGAGCGCCAACATCCTCGCGCTCACGCAGGCGCTGGCCACGCGCGACGTGGCCAACGTGCGGCCCTCGGCGGGCCTGAACCTCGGCATCGCGGGCAAGATCGGCGGCCAGTACATCCTTGGCGCGATCGCCAACTTCTTCAACAGCGACGGCGATGCCAACGTGCTCTCCACGCCCAACCTGCTGACGCTCGACAACGAGGAGGCCAAGATCGTCATCGGCCAGAACGTGCCCTTCGTCACCGGCCAGTACGCGAGCACCTCGGGCTCGGTGGGCATCAACCCCTTCACCACCGTGGAACGCAAGGACGTCGGCCTGACGCTGCGCGTGCGCCCGACGATCAACGAGAGCGGCACGGTGAAGATGACGATCTTCCAGGAGACCTCGACGGTCGACCAGAACACGGTCAACAACCCGAATGGCCCGACCACCAACAAGCGCTCGATCGAATCGAGCGTGCTGGTGGAGGACGGCGGCCTCGTCATGCTGGGCGGCCTGCTCTCGGACGACTACAACAACACCATCGAGAAGGTGCCCGTGGCCGGCGACATCCCGGTGCTCGGCAACCTGTTCAAGAACGAAGTGCGCTCGCGCAGCAAGAGCAACCTCATGATGTTCCTGCGCCCGGTGGTCATGCGCGACGGCGCCTCGACCGAAGCCTTCGCCTACGACCGCTACGACGAGATCCGCGGCATGCAGCAGCGCGCCCAGCCCACCACCGACAACATCATGCTGCGCGGCGTCGATTCGTCGCCCGTGCTGCCGGCGGCGCCGCTGCCGCGCTCGGGTGCCCGCAGCAGCAGCAACGACAGCGGCGAACGCATCGAGGGCACGCGGCTGATCCCGCCGCCCGCGCCGGCCAGCCCCGCCGCCGACCGCCGCAGCGGCCAGCCGCAGCGCGCATCGGGCACCCTGCGCGGGGCGCTGCCGCCCACGGCCGATCCGAGCACCGCCCGCGAACTGCCCTGA
- the gspN gene encoding type II secretion system protein N, with protein sequence MVTRAPLSDPAPRRGWRWAVLGIVIGALVALVLFAPARWLSAALSGWTQGRLLLVNPRGTVWNGTAAVVLASGAGGAEAVSLPGLLNWRMRPGWSGLSAVLDLPCCAARPLLLKASPRADGMQLQWGDGSSRWPASLLTGLGAPWNTLRLEGTLDLSTRALALQWDGPVLRISGQATLDATDVSSSLSTLKPMGSYRLTLEGGSRPSLLLSTREGSLQLNGSGSWNGTAFRFNGEASAAAGREDALSNLLNIIGRRENARSIITLG encoded by the coding sequence ATGGTGACGCGCGCTCCGCTTTCCGATCCGGCGCCGCGCCGCGGCTGGCGCTGGGCCGTGCTCGGCATCGTGATCGGCGCGCTGGTCGCGCTCGTGCTGTTCGCGCCCGCACGCTGGCTGTCCGCGGCGCTCTCCGGCTGGACCCAGGGCCGCCTGCTGCTCGTCAATCCGCGCGGCACGGTCTGGAACGGCACCGCGGCCGTGGTGCTCGCGAGCGGCGCGGGCGGCGCCGAGGCGGTGTCGCTGCCCGGCCTGCTCAACTGGCGCATGCGGCCGGGCTGGAGCGGCCTGTCGGCGGTGCTCGACCTGCCCTGCTGCGCGGCCCGGCCGCTGCTTCTCAAGGCCAGCCCGCGTGCCGACGGCATGCAACTGCAATGGGGCGACGGCAGCTCGCGCTGGCCCGCCAGCCTGCTGACCGGCCTGGGCGCGCCCTGGAACACGCTCCGGCTCGAAGGCACGCTCGATCTCTCCACGCGCGCGCTGGCGTTGCAGTGGGACGGTCCCGTGCTGCGTATCTCGGGTCAGGCCACGCTCGACGCCACCGACGTGTCATCGAGCCTGTCTACCCTCAAGCCGATGGGCAGCTACCGCCTCACGCTCGAAGGCGGCAGCCGGCCCAGCCTGCTGCTGAGCACGCGCGAAGGCAGCCTGCAGCTCAACGGCAGCGGCAGCTGGAACGGCACCGCCTTCCGCTTCAACGGCGAAGCCAGCGCCGCCGCGGGCCGCGAAGACGCACTCTCCAATTTGTTGAACATCATCGGACGGCGCGAGAACGCGCGTTCGATCATCACCCTGGGTTGA
- the gspM gene encoding type II secretion system protein GspM: MNPGEQLRARWAALEQRERRLVGIAAALVALALLWWIGLAPALRTLAAARTEHARLDAQLQQMATLQERAKLLQAQPRLTRDDALRALETSVRQSLGGNAQLLAASGDGAATITLRAAPADAVAQWLTQARGNAHAVPREAHLTRATAAPPSPAASKEPQVPTVRWEGTFVMALPAAR, from the coding sequence ATGAACCCCGGCGAACAGCTCCGCGCCCGCTGGGCCGCGCTCGAACAGCGCGAGCGCCGCCTGGTCGGCATCGCGGCCGCGCTCGTCGCGCTCGCGCTGCTGTGGTGGATCGGCCTGGCCCCCGCGCTTCGCACCCTGGCCGCGGCACGCACCGAGCACGCCAGGCTCGACGCGCAACTGCAGCAGATGGCCACCCTGCAGGAACGCGCCAAGCTGCTGCAGGCGCAGCCCCGCCTCACGCGCGACGACGCGCTGCGCGCCCTCGAGACCTCCGTGCGCCAGAGCCTCGGCGGCAATGCCCAACTGCTGGCGGCGAGCGGCGACGGCGCCGCCACCATCACGCTGCGCGCCGCGCCCGCGGATGCCGTCGCGCAGTGGCTCACGCAGGCGCGCGGCAATGCGCACGCGGTGCCGCGCGAAGCCCACCTGACCCGCGCCACCGCCGCGCCGCCTTCGCCGGCTGCCAGCAAGGAGCCGCAGGTCCCGACGGTGCGATGGGAGGGCACGTTCGTGATGGCGCTGCCCGCAGCCCGGTGA
- the gspL gene encoding type II secretion system protein GspL, whose translation MTPLLLIAPLPPADAAGEYDWVQAGDDGIALRDHGRALRALLPAGAEVTLGIPAAALSWHRVTLPKGSTGSASKLRAVLDGLLEERLLDEPEALHFALEPEARPGAPVWVAACNRIWLRALVQGLETAGRRVVRIVPEFAPQPPDAPPLLQVTGEAEAPMLTVCDADGVVSLPLAGAGLALAAALPLDTAVIAAEPAVAEAAERLLERRLPLVQAPQRWLQATRTPWELAQFDLAATGRARAGKKFASLLQTLRHAPEWRAARWGVVALLLIQLIGLNAWAWQERQALERKREAIKTMLTQTFPAVKLVVDAPLQMSREVAALQQAVGDVAGSDLEPMIGALAGNLPPGRTPTAIDFSAGQLRLRGLALQPAELTRLSGAMGPRGYSVRAEGDLLLVQAEASR comes from the coding sequence ATGACTCCGCTGCTGCTCATTGCCCCCCTCCCCCCGGCCGATGCCGCGGGCGAGTACGACTGGGTCCAGGCGGGCGACGACGGCATCGCGCTGCGCGACCACGGGCGCGCGCTGCGCGCGCTGCTGCCGGCCGGTGCGGAAGTCACGCTCGGCATTCCCGCCGCGGCACTGTCGTGGCACCGCGTCACGCTGCCCAAGGGCAGCACGGGCAGCGCATCGAAGCTGCGCGCCGTGCTCGACGGCCTGCTCGAAGAGCGGCTGCTCGACGAACCCGAGGCGCTGCACTTCGCGCTCGAACCCGAAGCCAGGCCCGGCGCGCCGGTCTGGGTGGCGGCCTGCAACCGCATCTGGCTGCGTGCCTTGGTGCAGGGCCTCGAGACCGCGGGCCGGCGCGTGGTGCGCATCGTTCCCGAGTTCGCACCGCAGCCGCCCGATGCACCGCCGCTGCTGCAGGTCACCGGTGAAGCGGAGGCACCGATGCTCACCGTCTGCGACGCCGACGGCGTGGTCTCGCTGCCGCTCGCGGGCGCAGGCCTCGCGCTCGCGGCCGCGCTGCCGCTCGATACCGCCGTCATCGCTGCAGAACCGGCGGTGGCCGAAGCCGCGGAACGCCTGCTCGAGCGTCGCCTGCCGCTGGTGCAGGCGCCGCAGCGCTGGCTGCAGGCCACGCGCACCCCGTGGGAACTCGCCCAGTTCGACCTCGCCGCCACGGGCCGCGCGCGCGCCGGCAAGAAGTTCGCTTCACTGCTCCAGACCTTGCGCCATGCGCCCGAGTGGCGCGCCGCGCGCTGGGGCGTCGTCGCGCTGCTCTTGATCCAGCTGATCGGCCTCAATGCCTGGGCGTGGCAGGAACGCCAGGCGCTCGAGCGCAAGCGCGAGGCCATCAAGACCATGCTGACCCAGACCTTCCCTGCCGTGAAACTCGTGGTCGATGCGCCGCTGCAGATGAGCCGCGAGGTCGCGGCGCTGCAGCAGGCCGTGGGCGACGTGGCCGGCAGCGACCTCGAACCGATGATCGGCGCGCTCGCCGGCAACCTTCCGCCGGGCCGCACGCCCACCGCCATCGACTTCAGCGCCGGCCAGCTGCGCCTGCGCGGCCTGGCGCTGCAGCCTGCCGAACTCACCCGCCTCTCCGGCGCCATGGGCCCGCGCGGCTACAGCGTGCGCGCCGAGGGCGATCTCCTGCTGGTGCAGGCGGAGGCCTCGCGATGA
- the gspK gene encoding type II secretion system minor pseudopilin GspK translates to MRRSAPAPRHARSRGQRGAALLAAMLTVMLVATFSAAALWQQWRASEVEAAERGRVQAAWVLIGALDWSRLILREDGMTGGPDHLAEPWAVPLAEARLTSFLSAEKNVASDSLEGLPDAFLSGRIVDAQSKLNVLSLVDGNKPVPASVATFTKLFNILGLPASELAVMTSSLLRAMAAPADASGGGGGSDGAGAPLMPQEVSQLVWLGLSPSTVAALEPYVTVLPIRTPLNINTASAEAISASLPSLSISDARQVVEKRTRAFFRQIADASQALPNGGSQFNANQHSVSTQFFEVHGRLRIDRTWVEERSLLQRNGITVKTVWRHRGAGLVAPPAKP, encoded by the coding sequence ATGAGGCGGTCGGCGCCAGCCCCCCGCCATGCGCGCAGCCGCGGCCAGCGCGGCGCGGCGCTGCTCGCGGCGATGCTCACCGTGATGCTCGTCGCCACCTTCTCCGCCGCTGCGCTCTGGCAGCAGTGGCGCGCCTCCGAGGTCGAAGCCGCCGAGCGCGGCCGGGTGCAGGCGGCCTGGGTGCTGATCGGCGCGCTCGACTGGTCGCGCCTGATCCTGCGCGAGGACGGCATGACCGGCGGCCCCGACCATCTCGCCGAGCCCTGGGCCGTGCCGCTCGCCGAGGCGCGGCTCACGAGCTTTCTCTCGGCCGAGAAGAACGTGGCGAGCGACAGCCTCGAAGGACTGCCCGACGCCTTCCTCTCGGGCCGCATCGTCGATGCGCAGTCCAAGCTCAACGTGCTGTCGCTGGTCGACGGCAACAAGCCCGTGCCGGCCAGCGTCGCCACCTTCACCAAGCTGTTCAACATCCTCGGCCTGCCGGCCTCCGAACTCGCGGTGATGACCAGCTCGCTGCTGCGCGCGATGGCGGCGCCGGCCGACGCATCCGGTGGTGGCGGCGGCAGCGACGGCGCCGGGGCGCCGCTGATGCCGCAGGAAGTGTCGCAACTGGTATGGCTCGGCCTCTCGCCCTCGACCGTGGCAGCGCTCGAGCCCTACGTCACGGTGCTGCCCATCCGGACGCCGCTCAACATCAACACCGCGAGCGCCGAGGCCATCAGCGCGAGCCTGCCCTCGCTGAGCATCAGCGACGCGCGCCAGGTGGTCGAGAAGCGCACCCGCGCGTTCTTCCGGCAGATCGCCGACGCGAGCCAGGCGCTGCCCAACGGCGGCTCGCAGTTCAACGCCAACCAGCACAGCGTGAGCACACAGTTCTTCGAAGTCCATGGCCGGCTGCGGATCGACCGCACCTGGGTCGAGGAACGCTCGCTGCTGCAGCGCAACGGCATCACCGTCAAGACCGTCTGGCGCCATCGCGGCGCAGGCCTCGTGGCGCCTCCGGCTAAACCCTGA
- a CDS encoding prepilin-type N-terminal cleavage/methylation domain-containing protein, with translation MKAHRLAARGFTLIELLVAISVMALLALVSWRGLDSMSRATTQNQQRADAVLTLQTTLAQWSADLDAVTTLAQTRPIDWNGRVLRLTRRTSDESAPAMMVAAWTLRSGPDGTRWRRWQSPPFTTRSEWQQAWNMAESWAQDGGGGAGGDVALMPVDSWQLYYFRENSWTPAGALPAATPNPADPANPAGATVNMPDGVRLVLNLSPGDGLAGALTRDWVRPTVGAPRS, from the coding sequence ATGAAGGCGCACCGCCTGGCCGCGCGCGGCTTCACGCTGATCGAGCTGCTGGTCGCCATCTCGGTCATGGCGCTGCTCGCGCTTGTGAGCTGGCGCGGGCTCGACAGCATGTCGCGCGCCACCACGCAGAACCAGCAGCGGGCCGACGCGGTGCTCACGCTGCAGACCACGCTCGCGCAGTGGAGCGCCGACCTCGATGCCGTCACCACGCTCGCGCAGACGCGCCCGATCGACTGGAACGGCCGCGTGCTGAGGCTCACGCGCCGAACCAGCGACGAGAGCGCGCCCGCAATGATGGTCGCGGCCTGGACGCTGCGCAGCGGCCCCGATGGCACGCGCTGGCGCCGCTGGCAGTCGCCGCCCTTCACCACGCGCAGCGAATGGCAGCAGGCCTGGAACATGGCCGAATCCTGGGCGCAGGACGGCGGCGGAGGTGCCGGCGGCGACGTCGCCTTGATGCCCGTCGACAGCTGGCAGCTCTACTACTTCCGCGAGAACAGCTGGACGCCCGCGGGCGCGCTGCCGGCCGCCACGCCCAATCCGGCGGACCCGGCCAATCCGGCCGGCGCCACGGTGAACATGCCCGACGGCGTCCGGCTGGTGCTCAACCTGTCGCCGGGCGACGGGCTGGCGGGCGCGCTCACGCGCGACTGGGTCCGGCCCACGGTGGGAGCGCCAAGGTCATGA
- the gspI gene encoding type II secretion system minor pseudopilin GspI produces MKSSTRGKRSRGFTLVEVLIALGIVALALAAGSQATMSLTRNAQRQSDLLLADLCAENELAKARLARQMPALGDSGSICVQAGVSFNVTTSTIATLNPNFRRVDVQVRDEANAPVLRVSTVVGRF; encoded by the coding sequence ATGAAGAGCAGCACGCGCGGCAAGCGAAGCCGTGGCTTCACGCTCGTCGAGGTGCTGATCGCGCTCGGCATCGTGGCGCTCGCACTCGCAGCGGGCTCGCAGGCGACGATGTCGCTCACGCGCAATGCGCAACGCCAGTCCGACCTGCTGCTGGCCGACCTCTGCGCCGAGAACGAACTCGCCAAGGCGCGGCTGGCGCGGCAAATGCCGGCCTTGGGCGATTCGGGGTCGATCTGCGTGCAGGCGGGCGTTTCGTTCAACGTGACCACGTCCACCATCGCCACGCTGAATCCCAACTTCCGGCGCGTCGACGTGCAGGTGCGCGACGAGGCGAATGCGCCGGTGCTGCGCGTCTCGACCGTGGTGGGGCGCTTCTGA